A stretch of the Filimonas lacunae genome encodes the following:
- a CDS encoding acyl-CoA thioesterase, which translates to MDRIKLQLPQQFTFTTELPIRITDLNYGGHVGNDVFLSLIHEARMQFLHQHGYTELQFADTSLIMTDSAIEYKHELSYGDAVRISVAATGFDKLGFDIYYLLELITPDGTKLAGKAKTGMTCFNYAEKKKTAVPTEAIEKLTGNQQVIS; encoded by the coding sequence ATGGACAGGATTAAGTTACAATTGCCCCAACAGTTCACCTTTACCACAGAACTACCTATACGTATTACCGATCTTAATTATGGCGGCCATGTAGGCAATGATGTATTTCTATCACTCATTCACGAAGCCAGGATGCAGTTTCTGCACCAACATGGCTACACAGAATTACAATTTGCAGATACCAGCCTTATTATGACCGACTCTGCTATAGAATACAAACACGAACTCAGCTACGGCGATGCTGTTCGTATTTCAGTAGCCGCAACCGGCTTTGACAAACTTGGCTTTGATATTTATTATTTACTGGAATTGATTACGCCTGATGGCACCAAGCTGGCAGGTAAAGCCAAAACAGGGATGACGTGCTTCAACTATGCTGAAAAGAAGAAAACAGCCGTACCAACAGAAGCCATTGAAAAGTTAACCGGCAATCAACAGGTAATTTCTTAG
- a CDS encoding zinc ribbon domain-containing protein — MAAVKDYSVEEKLSALVRLQKIDSKLDEIQILKGELPMEVSDLEDEITGLNSRKTRIEEEINGITEFIEQKKQAIKDAEALVAKYEKQSTSVKNNREFEAINKEIEMQQLEGKLAEKHIRDANEELADKAKGLEYAKKQIATKDGTLNHKKGELQKIIADTEKEETHFRQEADQARKGMDDRLLYSYDRIRKSYRNGLAVVPVERDACGGCFNAIPPQKQSEIRQRKKVMVCENCGRILVDDDLNNAVEVK, encoded by the coding sequence ATGGCAGCAGTTAAAGATTATTCTGTTGAAGAAAAACTCTCAGCCCTGGTAAGGTTGCAGAAGATTGACAGCAAACTGGATGAAATCCAGATTCTGAAAGGTGAGCTTCCTATGGAAGTAAGTGACCTGGAGGATGAGATTACCGGTTTGAACAGCCGCAAAACACGTATTGAGGAAGAGATCAATGGCATCACAGAATTTATTGAGCAAAAAAAGCAAGCCATTAAAGACGCGGAAGCCCTGGTAGCCAAGTACGAAAAACAAAGCACCAGCGTTAAAAACAACCGCGAATTTGAAGCTATCAATAAAGAAATAGAAATGCAGCAGCTGGAAGGCAAGCTGGCTGAAAAACATATTCGCGACGCTAACGAAGAGCTGGCTGATAAAGCTAAAGGCTTAGAGTACGCTAAAAAACAAATTGCCACTAAAGACGGCACCCTCAATCACAAAAAAGGGGAACTGCAAAAGATTATTGCAGACACTGAAAAAGAGGAAACACACTTCAGACAGGAAGCTGATCAGGCCCGCAAAGGCATGGACGATCGTTTACTGTATTCTTACGACCGTATCCGTAAAAGCTACCGCAATGGCCTGGCTGTTGTTCCTGTAGAAAGAGATGCTTGTGGCGGTTGCTTCAACGCTATTCCTCCTCAGAAACAAAGCGAAATTCGCCAGCGTAAGAAAGTGATGGTTTGCGAAAACTGCGGACGTATATTAGTAGATGACGATCTGAATAATGCAGTAGAAGTAAAATAA
- a CDS encoding Nif3-like dinuclear metal center hexameric protein produces MKIAAIIQTLENVAPPSYQEGYDNCGLLTGNATEECTGIICTLDVTEAVIAEAVEKGCNLVVAHHPVIFGGLKKLNGNNYVERTVIAAIRNQVAIYAIHTNLDNVINGVNQRIASQLALTNCRILDPKPGLLMKLYTFVPVAQAEQVKEALFAAGAGHIGHYSECSFSASGNGTFKGDDSTQPFAGQPGTRHTEAELKIEVIFPAYLKKAVVNALLKAHPYEEVAYDVVALQNDYQQVGSGLVGELSAPLSETAFLEKLKQAFGLQVIRHTPLLQKQVKTVALCGGAGSFLTRKAIAAGADVYVTADVKYHEFFDAENRLVIADIGHWESEQFTIDLLYDILLTKFPTFAVLKSKVKTNPVQYFS; encoded by the coding sequence ATGAAAATAGCCGCCATTATACAAACGCTCGAAAATGTTGCGCCTCCCTCTTACCAGGAAGGATACGATAACTGTGGCCTGCTCACCGGCAATGCCACAGAAGAATGCACCGGCATTATCTGCACCCTGGATGTAACCGAAGCGGTGATAGCCGAAGCGGTAGAAAAAGGTTGCAACCTGGTGGTAGCCCATCACCCTGTCATTTTCGGCGGACTCAAAAAGCTCAATGGCAATAATTATGTAGAAAGAACTGTAATAGCAGCCATTCGTAACCAGGTAGCTATTTACGCCATCCATACCAACCTTGATAATGTAATAAACGGGGTTAACCAGCGTATAGCCAGTCAGTTAGCACTTACCAACTGCCGCATACTTGATCCCAAACCGGGCTTGTTGATGAAACTGTACACCTTTGTTCCGGTAGCACAGGCCGAACAGGTAAAAGAAGCTTTATTTGCAGCAGGCGCCGGCCATATTGGTCACTACAGCGAATGCAGTTTTAGTGCTTCCGGCAACGGCACATTCAAAGGAGACGACTCTACACAACCTTTTGCAGGGCAGCCCGGCACCCGCCACACAGAAGCTGAATTAAAAATAGAAGTAATATTTCCTGCTTATCTGAAAAAAGCGGTGGTAAATGCGCTCCTGAAAGCGCATCCTTACGAAGAAGTTGCCTATGACGTGGTAGCCCTTCAAAACGATTACCAGCAGGTAGGCAGTGGCTTGGTAGGTGAATTATCTGCACCACTTTCGGAAACAGCCTTTCTCGAAAAACTGAAGCAAGCATTTGGTTTACAAGTAATAAGACATACACCCCTTCTCCAAAAACAGGTAAAAACCGTTGCCCTTTGTGGTGGAGCCGGCAGCTTTTTAACCCGGAAGGCCATTGCCGCCGGCGCTGATGTATATGTCACTGCCGATGTAAAATACCATGAGTTTTTCGACGCCGAAAACAGGCTGGTCATTGCCGATATCGGCCATTGGGAAAGTGAACAATTTACCATAGACCTGCTATATGATATTTTGCTGACAAAATTTCCTACCTTTGCCGTCCTTAAATCAAAAGTGAAAACCAACCCGGTTCAATACTTTTCGTAG
- a CDS encoding shikimate dehydrogenase family protein has protein sequence MRTFGILGYPLTHSFSQGYFREKFEKEGIADAEFQLFSYPEIASVRDILATEKNLEGFCITIPHKKSILSFLHETSEVVQDMGACNCVRIKEGKLIGYNTDVVGFEQSFAPLLQPHHQQGLILGTGGAAAAVEYILKKRGIAYKFVSRTKTVDNLTYDELSPEVMEAYTVVVNCTPLGTYPNIEQYPDIPYALLTDRHYLYDLVYNPPLTQFLAKGQQQGAAVKNGHDMLLIQAEENWKIWNR, from the coding sequence ATGAGAACATTTGGCATATTGGGATATCCTTTAACCCATTCTTTTTCGCAAGGCTATTTCAGAGAGAAGTTTGAGAAGGAAGGTATTGCAGATGCTGAGTTTCAATTATTCTCTTATCCTGAAATAGCCAGCGTGCGCGACATACTGGCTACAGAAAAGAACCTGGAAGGTTTTTGCATTACTATTCCTCATAAAAAAAGCATTTTGTCTTTCCTGCACGAAACTTCTGAAGTAGTGCAGGATATGGGCGCCTGTAATTGCGTTCGTATTAAAGAGGGAAAGCTGATTGGATATAATACAGATGTGGTAGGGTTTGAGCAAAGTTTTGCGCCTTTATTACAGCCGCATCATCAGCAGGGATTAATTTTAGGTACCGGAGGGGCAGCTGCTGCGGTGGAATATATTTTAAAAAAGAGGGGCATTGCTTACAAATTTGTGTCACGCACAAAAACTGTAGATAATTTAACCTACGATGAATTATCTCCGGAAGTAATGGAAGCCTATACAGTAGTGGTGAATTGTACGCCATTAGGCACTTATCCTAATATAGAGCAGTATCCGGATATTCCTTACGCTCTTTTAACCGATCGTCATTATTTATACGACCTGGTATATAACCCGCCACTGACGCAGTTTCTGGCGAAAGGACAACAACAGGGGGCCGCTGTTAAAAACGGCCATGATATGTTGTTGATACAGGCAGAAGAGAACTGGAAAATATGGAACAGGTAA
- the rdgB gene encoding RdgB/HAM1 family non-canonical purine NTP pyrophosphatase, translating to MSEVTLVFATNNQHKIEEIKKVTGSRFNIITLKEAGIDIDIPEPHPTLEANASEKSSVIHQITQQNCFSEDTGLEVAALNGEPGVKSARYAGEDRSTQDNIDKLLTNLAGQPNRKARFRTVISLIWNNQEYLFEGICEGQIIAEQKGVSGFGYDPVFIPDGGNTTFAEMTMEEKNVFSHRRKATDKLIQFLQQQ from the coding sequence ATGAGTGAGGTAACACTGGTATTTGCTACCAACAATCAGCATAAGATAGAAGAGATAAAAAAGGTAACCGGTAGCCGTTTTAATATCATCACATTAAAAGAAGCAGGCATCGACATTGATATTCCTGAGCCACACCCTACACTGGAGGCGAATGCCAGTGAAAAATCATCCGTAATTCATCAAATTACTCAACAAAACTGCTTTAGCGAAGACACCGGCCTTGAAGTTGCTGCCCTGAATGGCGAACCAGGTGTAAAAAGCGCCCGCTACGCAGGAGAAGACAGAAGTACACAGGATAACATAGATAAGCTGCTAACCAACCTGGCCGGTCAACCCAACCGCAAGGCCCGTTTCAGAACTGTTATTTCCTTAATCTGGAATAACCAGGAATATTTATTTGAAGGTATTTGCGAAGGACAAATTATAGCTGAACAAAAAGGCGTTTCCGGTTTTGGTTACGATCCTGTGTTTATACCGGATGGCGGCAACACCACCTTTGCAGAAATGACTATGGAAGAAAAAAATGTATTCAGCCACAGACGTAAAGCCACTGATAAACTCATTCAATTTTTGCAGCAGCAATAA
- a CDS encoding phosphosulfolactate synthase, which yields MNFSLTQMPDRNVKPRIDGVTMVMDKGLSINEVHNFLSVALPHVDIIKLGFGTSFVTPNLREKIEVYQSYNLPIYFGGTLFEAFLIRNQFEDYIKVCQDYNIQYVEVSDGSITIPHAEKCGYIEKLTKYFTVLSEVGSKDAAHIIPPYKWIEQMSAELEAGASYVIAEAREAGNVGIYRGSGEVREGLVQEILTQIPGEKILWEAPQKSQQLYFLELLGCNVNLGNIAPHEVIALEAMRIGLRGDTFNLYLDQLTTAKK from the coding sequence ATGAATTTCTCTTTAACGCAAATGCCGGATAGGAACGTTAAGCCAAGGATTGATGGAGTGACGATGGTGATGGACAAGGGTCTTAGCATTAATGAAGTACATAATTTCCTAAGCGTTGCGTTACCTCATGTTGATATTATTAAGCTTGGATTTGGCACCTCTTTCGTTACCCCTAATCTTAGGGAGAAAATTGAAGTATACCAATCTTACAATCTGCCTATTTACTTTGGCGGCACCTTGTTTGAAGCCTTTCTGATCAGAAATCAATTTGAAGATTATATTAAGGTTTGCCAGGATTATAATATCCAGTATGTAGAAGTGAGTGATGGTTCTATTACTATCCCTCATGCTGAGAAATGCGGTTATATCGAAAAACTGACCAAATACTTTACCGTATTAAGTGAAGTGGGTAGTAAAGATGCCGCACATATCATACCTCCTTATAAGTGGATTGAACAAATGAGCGCAGAACTGGAAGCCGGAGCTTCCTATGTAATTGCCGAAGCGCGTGAAGCGGGTAACGTAGGCATTTACAGGGGCAGTGGAGAAGTGCGTGAAGGGCTGGTGCAGGAAATTCTTACCCAAATCCCTGGTGAGAAAATTTTATGGGAAGCGCCACAGAAATCACAGCAATTATACTTCCTGGAACTGTTGGGTTGTAATGTAAACCTGGGTAACATTGCCCCGCACGAAGTTATTGCGCTGGAAGCTATGCGTATAGGCCTGCGTGGCGATACATTTAATTTATATCTTGATCAACTAACAACTGCTAAGAAATAA
- a CDS encoding tetratricopeptide repeat protein, translating into MREHPYSEDREEINELLVQYENLKTGRGHSFLEEEAFERIIDYFDERDDLPGALEAAETGLEYFPYSSQLLIKKADILLATRKYHEALEVLEHAELFDSQDINLFILKTDAYLALDQQEKAVQLLEDALQLFTGEERIDLLFELSDVYDDYEEFDKVFDCLKMILQEEPGNEEALYKICFWTDFTGRNEESIKLHLQIIDEQPFNELAWFNLAASYQGIKLYEKAIDAYQYAIVIDEKFDYAYRNMGDAYIRLRKYKEAIEALEKVLELTRPEEVIYEAIGHCYHRLGNFAQARIHYRKASHMNPEDSKLYYKIAATYISEQQWDNAVKNLDSAMRLQKSVPEYNLAMGQCKMEQEKYKEAIQYFSVVIRSKAKNVAGWEALIRCLFKAGFYEEVLEQCRAALKATDEKPLFYFYACAGYFSLGMPKEALLYLEHGMEKAPKLVKKILELMPAMLQNNQVVDLIARYKKGHKI; encoded by the coding sequence ATGAGAGAGCATCCTTACAGTGAAGATAGAGAAGAAATAAACGAGTTGTTGGTACAATACGAAAACCTGAAAACTGGCAGAGGCCATTCTTTTTTGGAAGAAGAAGCCTTTGAGCGCATTATCGACTACTTTGATGAACGGGATGATTTACCCGGTGCATTGGAGGCAGCAGAAACAGGTTTAGAGTATTTTCCGTATTCCTCGCAGCTGCTGATTAAAAAAGCAGACATATTACTGGCAACCCGCAAATACCACGAAGCCCTTGAGGTGCTTGAGCATGCCGAGTTGTTCGACTCACAGGATATTAACCTTTTCATTTTAAAAACTGACGCATACCTGGCGCTGGATCAGCAGGAGAAAGCAGTACAACTGCTGGAAGATGCCTTACAGCTGTTTACAGGGGAAGAGCGTATTGACCTGCTTTTTGAATTGTCGGATGTGTACGACGATTACGAAGAGTTTGACAAAGTGTTTGATTGTTTGAAAATGATATTGCAGGAAGAGCCGGGTAATGAGGAAGCGTTATACAAAATTTGTTTCTGGACCGACTTTACGGGAAGAAACGAAGAAAGCATAAAACTGCATTTACAGATCATAGATGAACAACCTTTTAACGAGCTGGCCTGGTTTAACCTGGCCGCCAGTTACCAGGGAATAAAACTATACGAAAAGGCTATTGATGCCTATCAATACGCCATTGTTATAGACGAAAAATTTGATTACGCTTATCGTAACATGGGCGATGCCTATATACGGTTGCGCAAATACAAAGAAGCTATAGAAGCGTTGGAGAAAGTGCTGGAGCTTACCAGGCCGGAAGAAGTGATATACGAGGCCATAGGCCATTGTTATCACAGGCTGGGAAATTTTGCACAGGCGAGAATTCATTATCGCAAGGCTTCACACATGAATCCGGAAGACAGCAAACTGTATTATAAAATTGCCGCTACTTATATAAGTGAGCAGCAGTGGGACAATGCTGTAAAGAACCTTGATTCTGCTATGCGTTTGCAGAAATCAGTGCCAGAGTACAACCTCGCTATGGGGCAATGTAAAATGGAGCAGGAAAAATATAAAGAAGCTATTCAGTATTTCAGTGTAGTAATACGCAGCAAAGCAAAGAATGTAGCGGGCTGGGAAGCACTGATACGTTGTTTGTTTAAAGCTGGTTTTTATGAAGAAGTGCTGGAGCAGTGCCGTGCTGCTTTGAAAGCCACAGACGAAAAGCCGCTCTTTTATTTTTATGCCTGCGCCGGTTATTTTTCACTGGGTATGCCTAAAGAAGCTTTATTGTATTTAGAGCATGGCATGGAAAAAGCACCTAAGCTGGTAAAGAAAATACTGGAGTTAATGCCGGCTATGTTACAGAACAATCAGGTGGTAGATTTGATTGCACGCTACAAAAAAGGCCACAAAATTTAA
- a CDS encoding aminotransferase class IV → MQQPEYLIYNGVLQQAGQGFISPDYRGFKFGDGLFETMKLVNGELALKQFHFERLFASMLQLGFVVPDFFTPSYLDSLVKQLAVANGHWQHARVRVTVFRGEGGLYGVVDHLPHTIIQTWEQPPATGLNEHGLVVGIFRDAVKAADRFSSIKSSNYQCYALAAMWANEQQLDDALLLNAWGRVADATIANVFVVHEGVVKTPPLDEGGINGVMRRYLLAAIRGEGRQVQEVPVTEEILAEASELFLTNALSGIRWVKSLGNNTYQRHLSTLLYNQSINARLW, encoded by the coding sequence ATGCAACAACCGGAATACCTGATTTATAACGGTGTACTACAACAAGCCGGACAAGGATTTATTTCGCCCGATTATCGGGGATTTAAATTCGGAGATGGTTTGTTTGAAACAATGAAGCTGGTAAATGGCGAACTGGCGTTGAAGCAGTTTCATTTTGAGCGTTTGTTTGCCTCTATGCTGCAGTTAGGGTTTGTTGTGCCGGATTTTTTTACACCTTCCTATCTTGATAGCCTGGTTAAACAGCTGGCTGTTGCCAATGGACATTGGCAGCATGCACGGGTGCGGGTAACTGTTTTCAGGGGAGAGGGAGGTTTGTATGGTGTGGTGGACCATTTGCCACATACTATTATTCAAACCTGGGAGCAGCCACCTGCCACCGGTTTGAATGAGCATGGGTTGGTCGTGGGTATTTTTAGGGATGCAGTAAAAGCGGCAGATCGTTTTTCTTCCATTAAAAGCAGCAATTATCAATGTTATGCGCTGGCCGCCATGTGGGCCAATGAACAGCAACTGGACGACGCTTTATTATTAAATGCCTGGGGCCGGGTAGCTGACGCTACTATTGCCAATGTGTTTGTAGTGCATGAGGGGGTAGTGAAAACGCCGCCACTGGATGAAGGCGGTATTAATGGTGTAATGCGGCGTTATTTGTTAGCAGCGATACGTGGAGAGGGACGGCAGGTACAGGAAGTGCCGGTTACAGAAGAGATATTGGCAGAAGCCAGCGAGCTTTTTTTAACGAATGCCCTATCAGGGATCCGGTGGGTAAAATCGCTGGGGAATAATACGTATCAGCGTCATTTATCTACATTATTGTATAATCAATCGATAAATGCGCGATTATGGTAA